The Coccidioides posadasii str. Silveira chromosome 3, complete sequence genome contains a region encoding:
- a CDS encoding uncharacterized protein (EggNog:ENOG410PGRH~COG:D,L~BUSCO:406at33183), whose protein sequence is MGVPKFFRWLSERYPAISQLIAENRIPEFDCLYLDMNGIIHNCTHKDSDSPTFRMTEDKMFIAIFNYIEHLFGKIKPKKLFFMAIDGVAPRAKMNQQRARRFRTALDAEIAKEKAIREGIEMPKEDPFDSNCITPGTEFMAKLTKQLKYFINKKVSEDAKWQGVEVILSGHEVPGEGEHKIMEYIRQAKAQPDYDPNVRHCLYGLDADLIMLGLLSHDPHFCLLREEVTFGRQNQKKVKELEHQNFYLLHLCIVREYLELEFQELEQEGALQFEFDMERVIDDFILMAFFVGNDFLPNLPNLHINEGALAWMFKVYKEVLPKLDGYINERGRINLNRLGVLLDSLGDVEFRFFEAEYSDSRWLKSKLSRGEEKPEILDDPKALTISPAQKHILSKVKKYISHRPVNDDGYPVPLDLSPSLPARDRKFVEQLADDLRISWSSVSNEHGDRFLRLQLPSKQQLANGDSASEDEDEEAQIAVLRVLKKYENAKVKETTAEEAQQIAEKKYEQKFQEWKNKYYEGKFGWGTDNDEEMRKLTENYVQGLQWVLYYYYRGVASWPWFYRYHYSPMISDVKRGLAADMDFKLGQPFFPFQQLMGVLPDRSKKIVPQAYHELMISPDSPIIDFYPRDFELDMNGKKMEWEAVVKIPFIDEDRLLKAMASKEHLLTPEEKARNNFGVTLKFTHSPDIEFTYPSSFVGVFPDIPRCHCIENVYELPTMEGLEPYVGLMDGVKLGTEALAGFPSLKTLPHTAQLGFHGVTVFQQESRNESMVVTLTEPESRSRAEIAKSKIGKRVHIGYPFLHEALVVRVSDELFDYVQVDGEEHIVQIPHSPGQIDQWKKKSDRIESNYSKRLGMIIGEVESIVHVHVLKGLVKTELGATVKEFAEIPGIETDYASQLIVDEVISQDDRFIEREAVPIEEEFPEGTRAFFLGEYNYGAPVHITGHDDGKLQGLVSTTKGAKEPEFGKEQVVIAESHSPYTPSFAVSRNLQLNPLTVAKITSSFSVMSEGKRINLGLNLKFEAKKLKVLGYSRRGQNGWEFSEKAIGLLREYMIKFPEFIAGIQRKPQGDLFEPTDFYPPEVAATKIKEIQSWLKSIEAKNFERVPLEAEQLDSDVVGAIEEAADKWFRNKPSPIPQKIRGVPRNAVLKPADAEHRLGNQRFALGDRVIYAQDSGKVPIATKGTVVGLTRTSRTVLLDVIFDVSFMSGTTLSGRCSPFRGQTVAASSVLNLTNKQLVAMTRAANEQAKAQQQRTSANQGYGAPLGPGGRGQLKDAPTPPPLRGSFRSAINGHGSPRGNGLPRGRGAPHILPFRQHPQSDPARAQSSGVHQTRSWRGRSNNQGSSSASQNMDSEMHKGTAPVRGRGRGASAAQLPHSRGGYVSVERVDPTTDVIHNNPNFRPRPYNAVPPPTNLNHRGSHRGRGRGAPRGRGRGALGRGRGTATAES, encoded by the coding sequence ATGGGTGTCCCGAAGTTCTTCAGATGGCTCTCGGAGCGCTATCCGGCAATATCGCAACTCATTGCGGAGAATCGTATTCCGGAGTTCGATTGTCTCTACCTCGATATGAATGGCATTATCCATAACTGCACCCATAAAGACTCCGACTCGCCCACCTTTCGCATGACTGAAGATAAAATGTTTATCGCTATATTCAACTATATCGAACATCTTTTTGGCAAAATAAAGCCGAAAAAGCTCTTCTTCATGGCCATCGACGGTGTCGCCCCTCGAGCCAAGATGAACCAGCAACGAGCGCGCCGGTTTCGTACTGCCTTAGACGCAGAGATTGCGAAGGAAAAAGCCATTAGGGAGGGAATTGAAATGCCGAAGGAAGACCCTTTCGATAGCAATTGCATTACACCAGGGACGGAATTTATGGCCAAGCTTACGAAACAACTCAAATACTTCATTAACAAGAAGGTATCAGAAGATGCGAAGTGGCAGGGGGTGGAAGTAATCCTTTCAGGCCACGAAGTCCCGGGAGAAGGGGAACACAAGATCATGGAATACATCCGACAGGCGAAAGCCCAGCCGGACTATGATCCGAATGTCCGCCACTGCTTATACGGCCTAGATGCAGATCTGATCATGTTAGGCTTATTAAGCCATGATCCCCATTTCTGTCTTCTTCGTGAAGAGGTTACATTTGGCCGACAAAATCAGAAGAAAGTGAAGGAGTTAGAGCATCAAAATTTCTACCTTCTACACCTATGCATCGTCAGGGAGTACTTGGAACTGGAATTTCAGGAGTTGGAACAAGAAGGAGCATTGCAGTTCGAATTCGATATGGAAAGAGTAATTGACGATTTCATTCTGATGGCATTCTTTGTTGGAAATGACTTCTTACCCAACCTTCCTAACTTGCATATAAATGAGGGGGCATTGGCATGGATGTTCAAGGTATACAAAGAGGTTTTACCAAAATTGGACGGATATATCAACGAACGTGGACGTATCAATCTGAACAGATTGGGTGTCCTTCTAGACTCGCTGGGCGATGTCGAATTTCGTTTCTTCGAAGCCGAATATTCAGATTCTCGGTGGCTTAAGTCCAAACTAAGCCGTGGAGAAGAGAAACCAGAAATTTTGGATGATCCCAAGGCCCTAACCATTTCGCCCGCACAAAAGCATATCCTTAGCAAAGTTAAAAAGTACATCTCTCATCGCCCAGTCAATGACGATGGCTATCCTGTTCCTCTTGATCTCTCGCCATCTCTGCCGGCAAGAGACCGGAAATTCGTGGAGCAGCTTGCGGATGACCTTCGTATTTCTTGGTCTTCCGTTTCAAATGAACATGGGGACCGTTTCTTGAGACTGCAATTGCCTTCAAAGCAGCAATTAGCGAATGGCGATAGCGCTTCAGAAGACGAGGACGAAGAGGCTCAAATTGCTGTGCTGCGTGTTCTCAAGAAGTACGAGAATGCGAAGGTCAAGGAGACTACCGCGGAAGAAGCCCAACAAATAGCGGAAAAGAAATACGAGCAAAAGTTTCAGGAATGGAAGAACAAATACTACGAAGGGAAGTTTGGCTGGGGTACCGACAACGATGAAGAAATGCGCAAGTTGACCGAAAATTACGTCCAGGGGCTTCAATGGGTTCTTTACTATTATTATCGGGGCGTTGCATCGTGGCCATGGTTTTATCGTTATCATTATTCACCAATGATATCTGATGTGAAGCGTGGATTGGCTGCTGACATGGACTTTAAACTGGGTCaaccttttttccctttccagCAACTCATGGGTGTGCTACCAGATCGCAGTAAGAAGATAGTACCTCAAGCCTATCACGAACTGATGATTTCGCCTGATTCGCCCATCATCGACTTCTACCCTCGGGACTTCGAATTAGACATGAATGGAAAGAAAATGGAATGGGAAGCTGTTGTTAAGATCCCATTCATCGACGAGGATCGTCTTCTCAAGGCGATGGCATCTAAGGAGCACCTACTCACGCCAGAGGAAAAAGCGAGGAACAATTTCGGTGTTACGCTAAAATTTACGCATTCTCCTGATATTGAATTTACATATCCTAGCTCCTTTGTGGGCGTGTTTCCTGACATCCCGAGGTGTCATTGCATAGAAAATGTTTATGAACTACCAACTATGGAAGGATTGGAACCTTATGTCGGCCTGATGGATGGTGTCAAGCTAGGAACAGAGGCATTGGCTGGATTCCCAAGTCTGAAAACACTCCCACACACTGCCCAGCTGGGCTTCCACGGTGTAACCGTCTTCCAGCAGGAGAGTCGCAACGAAAGCATGGTCGTCACTCTGACAGAACCGGAATCCCGCTCGCGTGCCGAGATTGCCAAGTCAAAAATAGGCAAACGAGTTCATATTGGATACCCTTTCCTGCACGAGGCACTGGTGGTTCGTGTCTCAGACGAGCTATTCGATTACGTCCAAGTGGATGGTGAAGAGCACATTGTTCAAATTCCGCATAGCCCAGGGCAAATAGATCAATGGAAGAAAAAGTCGGACAGAATTGAATCCAACTACAGCAAGAGATTAGGCATGATCATTGGCGAGGTGGAGTCTATTGTGCACGTTCATGTATTAAAGGGCCTTGTGAAAACGGAGCTTGGAGCTACTGTAAAAGAATTTGCAGAGATTCCAGGCATTGAAACGGATTATGCTTCACAGTTGATAGTGGACGAGGTCATCAGTCAGGATGATCGTTTCATCGAACGTGAAGCGGTCCCTATCGAAGAAGAGTTCCCGGAAGGCACCAGGGCGTTCTTCTTGGGCGAATACAATTACGGCGCTCCGGTACACATCACAGGCCACGACGATGGCAAGCTACAAGGCCTTGTTTCTACCACCAAAGGCGCAAAAGAACCCGAATTCGGCAAAGAGCAGGTTGTCATTGCTGAGAGCCACTCCCCGTACACGCCATCTTTTGCAGTTTCTCGAAATCTACAACTAAACCCCCTAACTGTGGCCAAAATTACGTCCTCGTTTTCGGTCATGTCTGAGGGGAAACGGATTAATTTGGGTTTAAACCTCAAGTTCGAAGCGAAAAAGCTTAAGGTTCTAGGCTACTCCCGCCGTGGACAGAATGGATGGGAATTTAGTGAGAAAGCGATAGGCCTGCTCCGTGAATATATGATTAAGTTTCCGGAATTCATTGCAGGGATTCAGCGGAAACCCCAAGGGGATTTGTTTGAACCCACAGACTTTTACCCACCAGAAGTCGCGGCGACTAAGATTAAAGAAATCCAAAGCTGGCTGAAGTCGATCGAGGCGAAAAATTTTGAACGCGTGCCCCTGGAAGCTGAACAACTTGACTCGGATGTTGTGGGAGCTATCGAGGAAGCTGCAGATAAATGGTTCCGCAATAAACCTTCACCTATTCCTCAAAAGATTAGAGGTGTTCCACGGAATGCTGTGTTAAAGCCTGCAGATGCGGAACATAGGCTGGGGAATCAACGGTTCGCTCTTGGGGACAGAGTTATCTATGCCCAAGATTCCGGAAAGGTCCCTATCGCCACCAAGGGTACCGTTGTCGGTTTGACACGGACGTCTAGGACGGTGCTTTTGGATGTGATTTTCGACGTTTCTTTCATGAGTGGCACTACTCTATCCGGTCGTTGCTCGCCATTCAGGGGCCAAACGGTCGCTGCATCGTCCGTATTGAATCTGACAAACAAGCAACTTGTTGCTATGACTCGAGCTGCCAACGAGCAGGCTAAAGCACAACAGCAACGAACCTCTGCTAATCAAGGTTACGGAGCTCCTCTTGGTCCTGGTGGTCGGGGACAGCTGAAAGATGCTCCCACTCCTCCGCCCCTGAGAGGCTCGTTCCGATCAGCCATCAATGGACATGGTAGTCCAAGGGGCAATGGTCTGCCCCGTGGGCGTGGCGCACCACACATTTTACCATTCCGTCAACATCCCCAAAGCGATCCCGCGCGAGCCCAATCCTCGGGAGTCCACCAGACACGATCGTGGCGCGGGCGTAGCAACAACCAGGGCAGTAGTAGCGCGAGTCAAAATATGGACAGCGAAATGCATAAGGGTACAGCACCCGTTCGTGGTCGGGGAAGAGGAGCCAGTGCAGCTCAGCTTCCACATTCCCGCGGCGGATATGTGTCCGTGGAAAGAGTGGATCCTACAACCGATGTCATCCATAATAATCCGAATTTCAGACCAAGACCATATAATGCCGTCCCTCCACCTACAAATCTAAATCACCGCGGATCCCACCGCGGCAGAGGCCGTGGAGCCCCGCGTGGTAGAGGCCGAGGAGCACTAGGCCGTGGAAGAGGTACTGCAACTGCTGAGAGCTAA
- a CDS encoding uncharacterized protein (EggNog:ENOG410PJP1~COG:S~BUSCO:9820at33183): MSMRTQSFPTARLHTIKTHNAPVNAVAFSSSPGTYILTGSSDRDVHLSRAVPQSSSASANTVTTTPIQKYEAHGYSVLDLAVTADNARFVSVGGDKQVFLWDVETGSTVRRWSGHDARVEAVEFGGEADSIVASGSADTTVKIWDTRSLTSKPMQTLTEATDTVSSVHIHTPSCSIMSGSYDGRIRTYDLRMGVVKVDVMAHPVTSIRCSADGNVILASCLDGRIRIVDRADGSVLKAFGGESGGTGRQPAYKNTELRIRSTFAKGDGAVLSGSELSDQTPGAHVFAWDVLSGNVINVVPVGEDVKVVSCVAWNEKGKNWAAGCSNGSVQVFG; the protein is encoded by the exons ATGTCGATGAGAACGCAGAGCTTTCCGACTGCCCGTCTGCATACCATAAAAACCCATAATG CACCGGTAAATGCGGTTGCCTTCTCCAGCTCACCAGGCACTTACATCCTCACTGGCTCTTCCGATCGCGATGTCCATCTTTCCCGCGCCGTCCCACAATCTTCCTCCGCGTCGGCCAACACCGTCACAACTACACCCATACAGAAGTACGAGGCCCACGGTTATTCTGTGTTAGATCTTGCTGTGACGGCAGACAATGCACGATTTGTAAGCGTCGGTGGAGACAAGCAGGTATTTCTGTGGGATGTGGAAACTGGTTCAACTGTAAGGCGATGGAGTGGCCATGATGCAAGGGTCGAGGCGGTGGAATTTGGCGGGGAGGCAGACTCTATCGTTGCTTCCG GTAGCGCTGACACCACTGTCAAGATCTGGGATACCCGCTCCCTGACCTCAAAACCTATGCAGACCCTAACGGAAGCCACTGACACTGTGTCGTCCGTACATATCCACACGCCTTCATGCTCCATCATGAGCGGAAGCTACGATGGCAGGATCCGCACATACGATCTACGCATGGGTGTTGTGAAGGTCGATGTCATGGCCCATCCTGTTACAAGTATCCGCTGCTCTGCCGACGGCAACGTAATCCTTGCTTCTTGTCTAGATGGCCGAATACGAATAGTGGACAGAGCCGATGGATCGGTCTTGAAAGCTTTTGGCGGTGAGAGCGGAGGTACAGGACGGCAGCCGGCATATAAGAATACAGAACTTCGAATAAGGTCGACCTTTGCGAAAGGAGACGGCGCTGTCCTTAGCGGAAGCGAACTAAGTGACCAAACCCCAGGAGCGCATGTCTTTGCCTGGGACGTTTTGAGTGGCAATGTCATAAATGTTGTTCCTGTTGGTGAAGATGTCAAAGTCGTGAGTTGTGTTGCATGGAATGAGAAGGGGAAAAATTGGGCAGCAGGATGTTCCAACG GGAGTGTTCAGGTATTTGGGTAG
- a CDS encoding uncharacterized protein (EggNog:ENOG410PK9C~COG:I~TransMembrane:4 (i231-253o343-366i373-392o398-414i)~BUSCO:7399at33183), which produces MCTSSKGLDRSSGRKFPPSAQDLQGLPLLSCDSRPIMPPTWAGLVGQESFNGGAKEAATLTPVCSHLRIRSCFQDFPLSRRHIDFVGRLLASISSGLLSRNPMMDPATYINPYLTRPDLLVLQNLLRDIDRTKNPASAPFLHCQSTSSVENEIESSSKRSSNIKDDSFVQDDDATIKLLNALNDPSHEDFEPTVFFTWDIKHIKLPVFVNDYFLQPYIRLAKKVVRVETDVVMLTHLLLYLTTSLPSAIFLYYRFHWLHGVLHWVMQTYYVGTYTLMMHQHIHMGGILARKYQLIDSLFPYITNPLMGHTWNSYYYHHVKHHHVEGNGPDDLSSTIYYQRDDLFNFLCYLGRFLFFIWLELPLYFLQNGKAILGIKAAFWEISSYLVIYFLARFHWNATLFAFILPFFLLRLALMVGNWGQHAFVDEADPNSDFRSSITLIDVASNRFCYNDGYHTSHHLHPRRHWREHPVAFLKQKQRYSTEHALVFRNIDYMMMTIRLLRRDYMYLAKCLVPIGNQIDMTLDEIATMLQAKTRRFTKTEIQEKFGKKNGR; this is translated from the exons ATGTGCACCAGCTCCAAGGGGCTTGACAGGAGTTCGGGTCGGAAATTTCCCCCTAGTGCCCAGGACTTGCAGGGATTGCCGCTGCTTAGCTGCGATTCCCGGCCAATCATGCCACCCACCTGGGCCGGCCTGGTGGGGCAAGAAAGCTTTAACGGCGGAGCCAAGGAGGCAGCAACTTTAACACCAGTTTGCTCTCATCTGCGAATTCGATCAtgttttcaagattttccaCTTTCACGACGACATATTGACTTCGTCGGCAGACTCCTAGCTTCGATCTCTTCAGGGCTGTTAAGCCGAAATCCAATGATGGATCCGGCCACTTACATTAATCCCTACCTGACCCGGCCGGATTTACTGGTGCTTCAGAACCTTCTGCGAGATATTGACCGCACCAAGAATCCGGCCTCCGCCCCTTTTTTACACTGTCAAAGCACATCAAGTGTAGAAAATGAGATCGAGTCTTCCTCTAAGCGGA GTTCTAATATTAAAGACGATAGCTTTGTTCAAGATGACGATGCCACGATTAAATTGCTAAATGCGCTGAACGATCCCTCTCATGAAGACTTTGAGCCAACCGTCTTTTTTACTTGGGATATCAAGCATATTAAGCTGCCTGTCTTCGTGAACGATTATTTTTTGCAGCCTTATATCCGTCTCGCAAAGAAAGTTGTTCGGGTGGAGACGGATGTAGTAATGCTTACACACTTGCTCCTATATCTCACAACGTCTCTCCCAAGTGCAATCTTCCTGTATTACCGCTTTCATTGGCTTCATGGAGTACTACACTGGGTCATGCAGACTTACTATGTTGGTACATACACTCTCATGATGCACCAGCACATTCATATGGGTGGTATCCTTGCCCGAAAATATCAATTGATTGACTCGCTCTTCCCATACATTACAAACCCGCTTATGGGCCACACTTGGAATTCGTATTATTATCACCATGTAAAACACCATCATGTCGAGGGAAATGGCCCTGATGACCTCTCTTCCACAATCTACTATCAGCGTGATGATTTATTCAACTTTCTTTGCTACCTTGGCcggtttcttttcttcatctGGCTTGAACTTCCACTCTACTTCTTACAAAACGGCAAAGCAATTTTGGGCATCAAAGCGGCGTTTTGGGAAATTTCGAGTTATCTTgttatttattttcttgcACGCTTCCATTGGAATGCGACCTTGTTTGCTTTTATCCTACCATTTTTCCTCCTGCGGCTAGCATTGATGGTTGGCAACTGGGGTCAACATGCATTTGTTGACGAGGCCGACCCGAATTCTGACTTTCGCTCCAGTATCACCCTGATTGATGTGGCA AGTAACCGCTTTTGCTACAATGATGGCTATCACACCTCGCATCACCTTCATCCAAGGAGACATTGGCGCGAACATCCGGTTGCATTTCTTAAACAAAAACAGCGCTACTCTACGGAGCATGCTCTGGTGTTTCGCAATATCGATTATATGATGATGACAATCAGGCTCTTACGAAGAGACTACATGTACCTTGCAAAGTGCCTTGTCCCTATTGGTAATCAGATTGATATGACTTTGGATGAAATAGCGACCATGCTTCAGGCAAAGACTCGTCGATTTACAAAAACGGAAATTCAGGAAAAATTTGGAAAGAAAAATGGTCGATAA